From a region of the Megalopta genalis isolate 19385.01 unplaced genomic scaffold, iyMegGena1_principal scaffold1219, whole genome shotgun sequence genome:
- the LOC143263716 gene encoding uncharacterized protein LOC143263716, with the protein MKKNIQSDKCVFVGVVDEVRVFLALYVDDGLVISLCLRKNVSNEKYDSVPYRELIGSLMFAARVSRPDIEYSVNYMSQFFESYGREHWNAAKIRLRYLMATQNFGIIYGCSGSQRDLVGYTDADFAGCIDTRKT; encoded by the exons atgaagaagaacatccaaAGTGATAAGTGTGTGTTTGTTGGTGTTGTCGACGAAGTGCGAGTGTTTTTGGCATTGTACGTTGATGACGGTTTAGTAATAA GTTTGTGTCTGCGAAAGAATGTATCGAATGAGAAGTATGATAGTGTGCCATATAGAGAGTTGATTGGATCTTTAATGTTTGCTGCAAGAGTGTCTCGTCCCGATATAGAATATTCAGTTAATTATATgagtcaatttttcgaatcttaCGGTAGAGAGCATTGGAATGCTGCTAAAATAAGACTAAGATATTTGATGGCTACGCAAAATTTCGGGATAATATATGGATGCAGTGGGAGTCAACGTGATTTAGTTGGTTATACCGATGCAGATTTTGCTGGTTGTATCGATACGAGAAAAACTTAG